GTCGAGAGCTTCCTGGAGAACGCCCATTTCTTCCATGAGCTCATCGGTGTAGTTGGTTGCCATTTCTTCTGCAATGGCTTCAAAACGCTGCTTCTTTTCGAAGATCTCTCCAAGACCCTCTTCAACGTTTTGGCGAACCGTCTTTTCTTCGTTTAGCGGTGGTTCCTGCAGCAGGATGCCCACGGTTGCGCCTGGATCCAGGAATGCTTCACCGTTGGAAGGCTGATCCAACCCTGCCATGATCTTCAGAATTGAAGATTTACCGGCACCGTTGGGTCCGACGACACCAATCTTGGCGCCTGGGTAGAAGGACATGTAGACATTGTCCAAGATGACTTTGTCACCGATTGCCTTACGCACGTTCTTCATCGTGTAGATGAACTCGCCCAATGTAACCCCTTTTAAATGCGTATTTGCGTTTAAGTACTCAGCAGACAAGATTACATGAGCAACGCCAATTTAGGGACCTTACGCAGGCTAGAACGTCCTTAGAGCAATTCACGAATACAGATAGGAGGAGCAGGAAATCATTCCCCTGCCGCCTCCCCTGCTGTCTCTACTGGAAAATTCAGGCACTAAAACGGTGCGTCTTCGTCTGTTTTTTGTGAGGCCCCTCTTGAGGCACCTCCTGAGGCACCTACCATGGCAAGCTCTTTCTCCTTTTCTGGTTCCTTGTTCTCCTCCTTGTTCTCCGCCTCTGAAGAAGATTCCGTCACCTCCGCAGTTTCCGCCTTTGCTTTAAGTTTTGCATCTACATTTGGATAATGTTCAAAATCAGCGTTGGGGATTTCCACGCCCTCCGGAACATTTTGTACGTTGGGGCGGGTCTCTTGAAATCCCACGATGTAGTGATTCATATCAATGCCGATTGATGTGGCACGCATCCTGATTTCTTGGCGTTTTTCTACCTTGTCAGAATTGGGATCCGAAGATTGGACTTCCCATTCGTTGGTGTACAGAAAGCCTTGGACGATGACAGCAACGCCAGGTTTGAGTGAAATATGGGAATTTATGCCGAGTCTGCCCCAGGCTTCGACGTTGATAAAAACTTTGTCCACGTTATGCCATTTGTCGCCTTGTCGGTACGACCTGGAGCTTGCCACACGGATCCTTAAGACCCCATCGAGTTTGTCTTTTCTGTCGACATATACGGAATCACTAACGATGCGTCCAGCGATGGTTACGGGTGTGTTGATCATTTTCTTTTCCTTTTCTTGCTTGTCCGGGAAGTGCTTTCACCAGGCAGTCTGGCAGTGATCAACGGTTGCGTAAAGCGCGAAAAAGCCCGCCTGTGGATAACTTGCGCCCTGACCAATTAGGCGAGCGAGTTATCCACAGCGGGCGGGCTTAAGGGGTGCGGGAAGGCGTCGAAAAGCTTATGCTTTTGGCCCGGAGTCTGCAGGCCCTGGATCTTTAGGCTCGAACGTTTCCTGGTAGTAATCGCCGTGCAAGTCGTGCCCTTCATTCATGCGGGCAAGCATTTTGTTGTATTCCTCTGCGTCGGCGTAACCAGTGGCTTCGGCTTGGGCTTCGTATTTTTTCTCCACGATTCTTTCCTCACGGAACCAACCACGGAAGAGGTAACCAAAGACAATAATCAGCGGGAATGAACCCGACGCCCATGCGATTCCGCCACCAACAAGCTGGTCATAGGCCAGATCAACGTCCCATGGCAGGTTGAGCTTGCTGTAGAAATCTTCTGCCAAAATCACTTGCAGTTGCATGAGGTATACGCCGAAGAAGAGGTGGAACGGCATCGAGAAGGTCAGCCACGCAAGGCGGGAAACGTGTGTGCGCTCCTCCGGTTTGGGGTCTGGGCCAATCATTTCCCAGTAGTAAAGGTAGCCGGAAATCACGAACACAAAGTTCATGATCAGGTGTCCGGCGTGCTCAGAGACCATGATGTCGTACAGCGGGGTCAGATACAGCGCGTAGAAAATGATGATGAACTGAATGGTGTTTACCGCTGGGTGCATGATGAACTTCAGCAACGGATTATCTGTCAGCACCGCTGCCCATTCATGTAGGCCTGGGCGTCCAGCTTCACCGGGCGATGTGGCTTCCATGATCAACGTCAGTGGCGCGCCAAGCACCAAAAATACGGGGATGACCATGGACAACAGCATGTGCGCGACCATATGCATGGAAAACGTCGCCGGCATATTCATGCCGATGCCGGAAGAAACGGTGACCACCAGGGTGGCACAGCCCAGCATCCACCAGAAGGTGCGCAGGTGGTTCCACTTTTTTGCTTGTCGACGCAACCCCACAAGGCCACAGATATAGAACGCCACTAACAAAATGCCGATTGTGCCCAGCATTAAATCAAAGCGCCACATGGTAAACACGTTGAATAAGGTTGGTTCTTTTTCCAAGGAATAGCCCATTTCCAACGCCATAACAGATAAATCTTGAAGTTCTGGCGTCGGTGGCGGAGTACGGCCCATGGAAATCGCAATGCCGGTCACCGCTGCCATCGCGATCACCTCAACAATGGCAACGCGTGTAAATAACGCCGAATCTTTCGGGTTTTTCTCAAGCTTTGGGATGGTCAGAGTGCGGTGCGCCAGGCCAAACATGCCAACGACAACAACGCCGATGGCTTTAGCAAGAACCAGCAGGCCGTAAGTGGTGGTAAACAAATCAGAAAAATCCATACGCAACAACGCATTAACAATTCCTGAGATCGCCATACCGATCACGGCATAGGTGGCAACTATGGAATACCGCTTAACTGCAATATCAGTATTTGGGCCGATCCTGCGAGCATGCGCAATCAACGCCATCAAACCGCCCACCCACAACAACATCAGCACCAAGTGCCACAACAGTGAGTTGGTTCCATAATCATGATCGCCACCTGCAGCCGAGTGCCCCTCTAGCCCGAGTGGCACTGTCATCACAATCGCACCGGCAAACAACAATGGCTGCGACATCCATGAACGACAAAACAGTCCCGCTATTCCAGTTATAAACGCAAAACCAGCTACCCAGGCCCACGCTTTTGCCAGCGCAATTTGCTCAAAAGCAACCGCTATATTCTGAGGCTTTAATGCGTCGGTAAACGGTTGCCCCGAAAGATCAGACATCACCAACGGGATCATCACAAGCGCCACAAGCCCAAAACAAATAGCAGCAAAAGAACCAGTTCGAGCAGCAATCAACCCATCGACTGACAAGTACGAACGGTTGAGGTACGTGGCCGGCGTAGCACCATCCTCAGCGCTTCGTTTTATCTCCCGCGGACTAATAAAAAACGTCGTTGCCATAAAACTACCCACAGACAATGCAGCAACAATCCAGCCGACTGCACGCAGAAACGGCAAACCTGCAGTAGTGACAGGACCTGGATCAGGAATACCCAAAGCTGCCAGGGACTCAGAAAGGAAACCCCACGCCAAAATAGCTCCGACTAAACCAGCCACAAAAGCAAACAACACATAAAAAGGCCAAGTGATTTTAACCTTGCTGCTTTTCGCTTGTGACGCTTGTGATTGTGACGCTGGAGAAGTTACTCCACCAGAATTCTCGGCAACGACCTGCTCATCCATGCCCCCTAATCTAACCTCCCTACCTTAAAGTTCCCTAGTTGAGTGATCCCGGTAATAGCCGAACACGGGTGTACGGTAAAGTTCCAATCCGAAGCATATTTGTGGGACTTCACACAATTGAGCATTTCTTGTCAATTGTTGGGGTTTCTATATAAAGTGTTTCGAGGAGCTTTTCGCACTGCATTCGCTGTTGCTGAATAAGTTTCTTTTCGCCTCCATAGCTCAGTGGATTAGAGCAACCGGCTTCTACCCGGTTGGTCGCGGGTTCGAATCCTGCTGGGGGCACCAAAATAAGCCCCTGACCTCGCATAATGCGATAAAGGTCAGGGGCTTTAATGCTTTGCATATAGCTTTCTGCACACTTTCTGCACACTTTCTGCACACTTTCGCGCAGGAAGCCCAATAAGTCTTCAAGAGTTAACCTCAAAGTATCCAAGACTTAACTTATTTCTCTTATCTTATGAATTGACCGAGTGAAATCTCGGAAAATCTCGTGGTTTTCATACCAAGCTTGCTTCATTTTTACCCCCCTTTCCAATGAAGCCCTGTGAAGCCCTGAATTCCACAGTCGAACTTAAATAAGGAAATAACAGATGTCTTTTAAGCGTCGTTCGCTTGCAATTACTTGCGCAATCACCTCAAGCATTGTTCTCGCTGGAGTTTCCGGCACTGCCGCAGCTTCGTCCTCCTACGTTTCCGGCTCCTCAGGACTGTTTTCCTCGTCTTCCGATGCTGCACCTGCGCCTCAGAATGCGCCAAAGAACATCATCTACATGATCGGTGACGGCATGGGCTTCAACCACGTCGCAGCAACCAACCTGTATGAGACCGGCCAGACCAAGTACCAGGTTGCTGGTGAGCCAGGAGCTGTTGCCCCAGTAGAAGGCGGCGCACCTGTTCAGGCTTATGAGAGCGCTGAGTGGACTCAGCTTTCACAGTCCACCTACCAGGATGGAAACTCTTATGATCCTGAGCGCGCATGGGCTGACCACAACTACGTCAACGAGAACTTCACTGACTCCGCAGCTGCAGGAACCGCAATGGCTACCGGTGTGAAAACCACCAACGGCATGATCGGTGTGAACTCCGCAAATGAGACTCTAAAGAACACTTCTGAGTACGCGATTGAAAAGGGTAAGGCTGCTGGTGTTGTTTCATCGGTGCCGTTCAACCACGCAACCCCTGCTGCTTGGGCTGCTCACAATGCCAACCGCAATGATCTCCACGCAATGGCAGATGAGATGATCGGCAGTGACCTGAACGTCATCATGGGCGCTGGCCACCCATTCTTCGACAACAACGGTAACCCAATCACCGAAGCTGATGAAGACTACATGCAGGCTTCCCAGTACGAGCGCCTAGCAAATGGTGAAACTGACTTCACCTTCATCGAAGAGGACGCTGACTTTGAAGCTTTGGCTAACGGCCAGGTTGAAAGCAACAAGTACTTCGGACTCGCCCAGGTCGAAGATACACTTCAGCACGACCGCGACGGCGAATCTGTTACTCCTTACGATGTCCCTCAAAACGATGTCGTTGACCTTGCCACCATGTCCAAGGCTGCGCTAAACGTTCTTAACCAGGACGAAGACGGCTTCCACGTCATGATTGAGGGCGGCGCCATCGACTGGGCAGGCCACGCAAACGACATTGCCCGTGACATCGAAGAAGTTCAAGCGTTCAACTCTGCTGTAGAAACCGTCATCCAGTGGGTCGAAGAAAACTCTTCCTGGGATGAAACCCTCGTGATTGTCACCGCCGACCACGAGACCGGCTACATGACCGGCCCAGACGATAACCCAAACTGGTCCGCAATGACCGGCGCTGCAGGAATCGTGCCAAACCACGGCTGGCACTCCGGCAACCACACCAACCAGCTAGTTCCAATTTTCGTTCGTGGCGCAGGAGTCTCTGATATCGTCGCTGCCGCTGATGAGGTCGATCCAGTTCGTGGCAACTACATCGACAACGTTGAGATCGCTAACCTCACCCTCAACAAGTGGTGGTAATACCCACTTGACCAGCCGTTTTGATTAAAGCAGTGCGGTGCATTAACATAATCCGTGCTGCTTAACGCGGTAATGGTGGCTGTAGTTCAGCTGGTAGAGCACCAGGTTGTGATCCTGGGTGTCGCGGGTTCGAGCCCCGTCAGCCACCCCTAATAAAACCCCCTGGCTTTGGGTAACAAAGTCAGGGGGTTCTTTTGCTTTTCGACGCCTCCCGCCGCGCAACCGGTTAAGGAACGCTGATCATCTTGTTCGAAGCGCCCGTCACGGTTCCTCCTGAATCTTCACTACTGATTGGCCGTTCATGTATCCAGTGGCGTCAAAACAGCAATCTTCCAGTCATCGCCAGTACGGACGAGCTGGTACATTTTCCGCTCAACCGGTGCTCCGCCGTGGTGATTCCAGGTGACATCAGCCCAGATACTATGTCTAGTTGCTGCGACTACCTCCACGACTGCCTCGGCGACCGTGACTCCTTCATACTGGCCGAAAGCGCCAGCAAAGAACTCTTCGGTCTGGTTGGAATCGGTTACTGCGATAGCGTGTTCAGGGAATTCGATCAGCGCAGGCACCGCGTAATACTCGGATATCGCCTTTGCGTCTCGATTGAGTAGGTCACGGGTGTATCCGTCAAAAAAAACTTGCGGGCAATGTTGTACTCACTCATAGGTCCGACGTTACGCCCAAATCTTAACGCAACGGCAAATCTCAAAAATTTTGCTTTTCGACGCACCCCTCCACCCCACATGCGTCGTCAAGCAGCGCCTTTAAGGTGATCCCGCCGAAAGACAGCTGGCGGAACTCCATACTTTGCGCGAAACAGCCGTGTTAGATGCGCTTGGCTTGAAATGCCGTGGCGCATGCCGATGGCTAAAACTGTGAGGTTTTTGAGTCGAGGATCCTGAAGATCTCGGTGTACTTCCTCTAAACGCAGGTTCCGTATTAATTCCGCTACTCCGTATTCTTCCCCTTCAAATAATCTATGAAGGGTCCTAACAGAAAGTCGATGCGCTCGAGCAACGGTAGCGACCGAAAGTTGTGCAGAGCCCAGGTTGTCTCGGATATAGGAGTAAATGGCAACGCGGAGTGCTTCATCCGGTGCATATGGGGTGGCTTTTTCGTAGACAAGACCTGCGAGCAGATCAATCGCGGCATGACCTAAAAATTGTGAAGATTCCTGACCCTGGATTCCATCATGTATCGAAGTTTCAATTAATTGGGTAAGCACCGCACCGGCACCAGGGGTCGGGAAGTGTTGGCGGAATGCATTGTTTAAGGTCCGGTTCGGAAGCGACAGTTGTTCTCGCGCCACTGTCATGACTGCACAATTCCACTGCCCTTCAAAATGGAGTTGGTATGGAACCGCCGTATCGTAAATGGCTATTTCCCCTGGTCTAAGTTGTATATCTGCTTCACCATTTCGGCTTAACACCATGGTCCCTGATTGCAGTGCGCATACTTTTACGGGGGCGCTTTCAGCGTGTGCAATTGCTGATGTTGTTCGAAGCAGCGACTGCGGGTTGCCCGCTATGTGGAATGTTGCCACTTCACCAATTAATGCCTGGCTTAGATCTCCTTGGGCACTTTTATCAGCCGCCCTTAAATCAAGCCCAAATACCGATTCCATTTGTATCGTCCACTGGGCAGATTCAGCTTCATCCATTTTCCACTGCCCTCCAATCGAAGCTTCATGGCGTAAATCGTCAAAAACTCAGGCACATTCAGTCAAACAACAAGTGATTCCAAACACAATAATAGGTCATGTGTTAAGTGTCGCCCATTGTAAGTGTGAAAGGTAGTCTCCATGAATCTTGTCTACGACAAGTTCTTTATCGGTGGTAAGTGGATAGCTCCGGCGAGCGATCAAGTCATCACGCCTATTAATCCCAGTACAGAGCAAACTATCGGGCAAGTACCTGATGCTGTAGAAGCTGATATTGATAACGCAGTCTCAGCTGCACGAACTGCTTTCGATGATCCAAGTGTGTGGTCTGGGTGGGAACCAACAGAACGCGCCAAAGTCATGCACAAGCTTGCCGATGAAATCGATGCTCGAGCTGCAGATTTCCAAACTCGTGTGAGCTCACAAAACGGCATGCCTGTGTCTGTGGCTGCTCAACTAGAAACTGGATACCCCAGTGCAATTCTGAGGTATTACGCCGACCTTGTCAGCACAACATCATTCTCAGAAATCCGGCCAGGCATGTTCGGCGGTGAGATTGAGGTTCGTCGACAAGCAATCGGCGTGGTGGCGGCAATTGTGCCGTGGAATTTCCCCCAAGCATTGACCATGTTTAAACTCGCGCCAGCATTGGCCACTGGCTGCACCATTGTGATCAAGCCGTCTCCAGAAACTGTGTTGGATGCATACCTTCTGGCTGAAGCCGTGGAAGCTGCCGGCGTACCTGACGGTGTAGTCAACATCGTTCCCGGCGGACGTGAGCCTGGCGCCTATTTGGTTGCTCACCCGCAGGTCAACAAGGTGGCTTTTACTGGTTCGACAGCTGCTGGACAAAAAATCGGCGAGGTATGTGGACGTTTGCTGCGCCCGGCAACCTTGGAGCTTGGTGGTAAATCGGCAGCCATTGTGCTTGATGATGCTGATCTGGATCTCGCCAAAATCGGAGAAGGTCTATTCACTTCTACCCTGCTTAATAACGGGCAGACCTGTTTCCTTGGAACCCGAATTCTTGCCCCACTGTCACGGTATAAGGAAGTCGTCGACGCATTTACTGCTTTTGCTGGCAGCCTGCAAGTTGGGCCTGTGTCCTCCCCTGAGACTCAAATCGGCCCAATGGCAACTGCCCGTCAGCGTGAGCGTGTGGAATCCTACATTTCTCAAGGAAAATCCTCCGGTGCTCGCATCACAGTTGGTGGCAGCCGCCCTCAGGATCTTGACGCTGGATTCTTCATCGAACCAACAGTATTTGCAGATGTAGACAACACCGCAAAAATAGCTCAAGAAGAAATCTTCGGCCCCGTACTCTCTGTCATTTCTTACAAAGACGATGAGCACGCCATCCAATTAGCCAACAATTCCGATTTCGGCCTCGGAGGAACCGTGTGGACTAGTGATCCAGAGAGAGGCGCCGCATTGGCGCGCCGGGTGCAGACCGGAACAATTGGCATTAACCGCTACATCCCCGATCCAGCCGCGCCATTTGGCGGTGTGAAAAACAGCGGCCTTGGCAGAGAATTAGGCCCTGAAGGCTTGGCGGCGTACCAAGAAACCCAAACCATCTACCTGTAGCCCAAACTACATCCATATATAAGGAGCAAAAATGAAAACCCTTGCTGCAATTGTTCGTGCCACGGAACAACCGTTTGAAATCGCAACTGTTGATCTGGATGCGCCCAAACCAGATGAGGTTCAAGTCCGCGTTATTGCTGCGGGAGTGTGCCACACCGACGCCATTGTTCGTGATCAGATCTACCCAACGTTTCTTCCTGCTGTATTTGGTCACGAAGGCGCAGGCATTGTTGTTGCCGTAGGTTCAGCGGTCACATCAGTAAAACCCGATGACAAGGTTGTTTTAGGGTTCAATTCTTGTGGGCAATGTCTGAAATGCCTGGGTGGCAAACCTGCATATTGTGAAAACTTTTACGCCCGCAACTTTGCCTGCACCCGCGATGATGGATCGACTGCATTTTCCCAAGATGGCGAACAAGTAGGTTCCCATTTCTTCGGCCAATCCACGTTTGCCAACTACACCAATGTCTCCGCTCGCAGCGTAGTCAAAATCGATGACGATGTTCCTTTGGAACTGCTGGGGCCTCTCGGCTGTGGCTTGTCCACCGGAGCTGGTGCGATCCTAAACTCGCTCGGCGTTGGAGCAGGAGATACCGTAGCAATTTTTGGCACTGGAGCTGTCGGTTCCGCGGCGATTATGGCAGCAGCCGCGACTGGAGCGACCACGATCATTGCTGTTGATATCCACAATTCCCGCCTTGAGATGGCCAAAGAACTTGGGGCGACCCACACGATCAATTCCAAGGACGAGGATCCTGCGGAGAAAATCAAGGAACTAACTGGTGACGGCGTACAGTTCGCGCTGGATACAACCGGCGTGGTTGCTGTGACCAGGCAGGCGGCAGATTCTCTTGCGATCAACGGCACTGTCGGGCTTGTCGGCGCGCCTGCACCTGGTGCTGAAGCCACGTTTGAGGTGGGTGCATCTCTTGTGCGGGGTTGGAAATTCCAAACGATCGTTGAAGGCGACGCCATTCCGCAAGATTTCATCCCCCGCCTGGTTCACATGTGGCGTCAGGGCAAATTCCCCATCGAGAAGCTGGTACGCACCTATCCGCTGGAGAAAATCAATGATGCCTTCGCAGATTCCGCCAGCGGCGAAGTGATTAAGCCAATCGTGACCTTCAGTTAAAAGCAAAAAGATTTTGCTTTTCGACGCCACCCTCCATCCGTAATGGCTATGCCGTTTGGCATTAAGTGGCGTCCGCTAGACCTTCCTGTTCTGCTTCGATGGGGAGAGTCACGGTGCTTCCGTCGGCTCGTTTAACAGTGAGCTCAAGGCTGCCGCCGAGAGCCTCAACGTACTTCTGAATGGTAGACACGCGAGCCGAGGTGAGGTGGCCATTCTCCATTTGGGAAATTCGGTTCTGTCCAACCCCAATCTTTCTTGCAAGAGACTCTTGGGTTAGACCAGAATCCTCGCGGAGGGTACGGAGTCGATAAGCCTTAGCGTCGGCGTACATGCCGGCTTTGATTCTATCGATGTTTTCGCGATTGCCGGGGCGACGTCGACGCAGGTAGTTAAGTGAAGTCATGAGATTCTCCTGTTACGATTTATGCCGCATTCATTTTTAAGAAGGAACAGTAAGAGCAAAAGATTTTGCTTTTCGACGCCACCCTACTCCGCCCGAGCGATGCGATGTTTCTTCCAGAAATCAATGCCCCACAGGGAAATTTTGCACATCCACATCATTCGGTCGGCGTATCTTTCTGAGGTGTGCCCCTGTAGCCGTGGATCATCCTCGGGCATGGTTGCCATCGAAAAGATGGCATAAAACCACACGACCGCATTCAGTAAAACCGCCAACGGCAAACCCGTTCCAAAGCCCAACCATGAGGGGAAGGCCGCCAGCATGGTCACGGGAATCCAATGAAGATACCCAGCAACAGGATTGTTGAGGAAAAACTGGTGGGCACCCCAAGGCCCTGCCCACACTGCGATCATATAGGCGCGTGATTTGGTTCGAGGTATAGCAACTCCCTCGGTTTCCTCATCGGTCATATTAAATGGGCCGGTAGGTACATAACCAAACATATACGCACTCTATCGCAGTGTGGAAGTTGGCCTTGGGCGTCGACAAGCATTTTTCTTTTTAATCCTTGCAACAAACTGCAACTACTTGCCAAGTGACTTGCCCCTGAGGACACTTGTGTTTATGAGCCAAAAGACTATTACCCTCCCGATCCCTGAAGGTCTTGCAGAATCCGCAGCGCTGTTGGGCGGTCCTACTGAAGTACTTAGCGACGAACAAGCACGTCAGTTCATTTTGGATGAAGTGGCAAAACTCGATGTCGATGGCAAAACGGTGTGCATGCCAATTCCTGACGGCACCCGCTCTGGCCCTCATGGCTTGATGATCCAGGCAGCTTATGATGCGATTGCCGATCGTGCGAAATCAATCACCATTCTCATCGCGCTCGGCACGCACGCTGCCATGGACGAGCCTTCGATCGCAAAGCTATTGGGTGTACCTTCTGGCACCATCGAACAACGCTTCCCCAAAGCCCAAGTGATTAACCACGATTGGCACAACCCAGAAGCCATTGTTTCTTTAGGCACCATCGAAGCGGCAGAGATTTCTAGGCTGACCAGTGGACTGCTGGAAGATCGCGACATGGACGTACAGATCAATAAATTGGTCGCAGAAGCCGATGTCAACTTAGTTGTTGGCCCCATTTTTCCGCACGAGGTGGTGGGTTTTTCTGGTGGCAACAAATACTTCTTCCCAGGATGCTCAGTGCATGATGTAATTGATATCTCCCACTGGGTGGGAGCGCTCATTACCGCTTCAGAGATCATCGGCACCCTAGGTATCACTCCGGTTCGCCAGCTGATTAACTCCTCTTCTGCGTTGATCCCTGGTGAAAAACTTGCTGTCACTTATGTCTCCACCACCGGCGATGATGATCAACCAGTCCTGCACTCAGTGGCAGTGGGCACCACTGAATCTGCGTGGGCAGCCAACGCCAACGTTGCATCATCCACCCACATCAAATGGTTGGATGCTCCCTACAAGCGCATTGTGTCCAAAATTCCAGAAATGTATGAAGACCTCTGGACTGGCGCAAAAGGTGTCTACAAAATGGAGCCCGTCTGTGCCGATGGTGGCGAGGTAATTGTTTATGCACCACACATCACTGAGATTTCTGAGATGCACCAAGGTCTAGCTGATATCGGCTACCACTGCATCGAATACTTCACCAAACAGTGGGACAAGTTCAAAGACCACCCCTGGGGCGAAATCGCGCACTCCACCCACGTTCGCGGCCTAGGCACCTTTGATCCAGAAACCGGTGAGGAAAAACTCCGCATCAACGTCACGTTGGCATCACAGGTTTCCCCAGAGGTCTGCGCTGCATACAACATTGGATACGCCGACCCGGACTCCTTCGATTGGGACGCTCTTGACGCTGATCCAGATACGTTGGTTGTTGAACACGCTGGTGAGATTTTGCACCGGCTCGAGTCCCAACGCTCTGTTTAACCTCACAAACTTTTTCAAGGAAAGCTCTTTTTCATGACGCTTTTAATCCCCGACGGGGAAGCCCAAAGGTTGATAGATGACGTCGCAAAGCATTTGCCGAGTGCTGGACGCCTGGGCGTCGCCTACTCCGGCGGCGTGGACTCGGCGGTGTTGCTGGCTATTTCGCAGTATGTGCTGGGCGCAGATCGCACGCTGGCTATTACTGCGGTTTCGCCGTCGTTGGCGTCGCGGGAACGAGCACTAGCTGCGGACACGGCGGAATATATTGGCGCGCGCACCATTGAAATTGTGACAAACGAGCAGGCAATCGCTGGTTACAAAGCCAATGATGTGGATCGCTGTTACTTCTGCAAAAACGAAATGTTTAACCGCATTGATGAATCCGTCATCGAGAAATATGACCTGGCAGCGGTGGCCTACGGCGAAAATGCTGACGACACCCAACGCATTGACCGGCCCGGCGCGCGAGCAGCCACCGAACACAATGTGTTGCGTCCACTATCCGAGGCTGGTTTAACCAAGGCAGATGTGCGCCTGGTAGCCCGTGCGTTTGGGCTGCCTGTTGCTGATAAACCTGCAGCACCTTGCCTTGCGTCACGTATTCCACACGGTCATGAGGTGACAGAGGAAAAACTCCAACAAATTGAGGCTGTGGAACTGGAACTCTACCGCCTTGGCTTCAGCGATTCCCGTGTGCGCCACCACGGCGACATCGCACGCATCGAGCTTCTGACCACTGAAATGTCACGCGCAGCCGAGCCACATATCGCCCAAGCTATCCACGCTTGTGCCACCGAAGCTGGTTTCCGCTTCGCTGCAATTGACCTAAAAGGTATTCAATCCGGCGCGCTAACTTTGTCCATCATGAACGCGAGAGGCAGCCTGTAATTTTGGAAGAACGGATTAAGAAAATCGGTGACTTCGCACACCTAGATGTCGATCGCGCAAGCCGCCGCGGGTATGCCGAGGCAATCTACTGCGAATCGAAAACTGTTGAGCAGGTGGTCGCCATCGCTGATGGTGTGCGCGATGCCGGGCACACCACCTTGTTTACGCGCGCATCAAAAGAGCAAGCAGAAGCTGTCATTTCCACACTGGGTGATGTTTTCTACGACGCCGATGCTGGTTTCCTTGCTTACCCGGCCACTCCCCCAGCCTCGACTGGCGTAAGCGTACTAGTTGTTGCAGCTGGCACCTCAGATCTCCCCCAAGCAAAGGAAGCATTGCACACCGCTTCCTATTTAGGACGCTCCACCTCACTGATTGTCGATGTTGGAGTGGCGGGTATCCACCGCCTGCTTTCCTACGAAGAACAACTCCGCGCCGCAGGAGTTATCATCGTTGCCGCAGGTATGGATGGTGCACTGCCCGGTGTCGTCGCAGGGTTAGTGTCCGCACCTGTCGTTGCACTACCTACCTCTGTCGGTTACGGCGCAGGCGCTGGAGGAATTGCACCACTACTAACCATGCTCAACGCCTGCGCG
Above is a genomic segment from Corynebacterium suranareeae containing:
- a CDS encoding single-stranded DNA-binding protein, whose protein sequence is MINTPVTIAGRIVSDSVYVDRKDKLDGVLRIRVASSRSYRQGDKWHNVDKVFINVEAWGRLGINSHISLKPGVAVIVQGFLYTNEWEVQSSDPNSDKVEKRQEIRMRATSIGIDMNHYIVGFQETRPNVQNVPEGVEIPNADFEHYPNVDAKLKAKAETAEVTESSSEAENKEENKEPEKEKELAMVGASGGASRGASQKTDEDAPF
- a CDS encoding cytochrome c oxidase assembly protein — protein: MDEQVVAENSGGVTSPASQSQASQAKSSKVKITWPFYVLFAFVAGLVGAILAWGFLSESLAALGIPDPGPVTTAGLPFLRAVGWIVAALSVGSFMATTFFISPREIKRSAEDGATPATYLNRSYLSVDGLIAARTGSFAAICFGLVALVMIPLVMSDLSGQPFTDALKPQNIAVAFEQIALAKAWAWVAGFAFITGIAGLFCRSWMSQPLLFAGAIVMTVPLGLEGHSAAGGDHDYGTNSLLWHLVLMLLWVGGLMALIAHARRIGPNTDIAVKRYSIVATYAVIGMAISGIVNALLRMDFSDLFTTTYGLLVLAKAIGVVVVGMFGLAHRTLTIPKLEKNPKDSALFTRVAIVEVIAMAAVTGIAISMGRTPPPTPELQDLSVMALEMGYSLEKEPTLFNVFTMWRFDLMLGTIGILLVAFYICGLVGLRRQAKKWNHLRTFWWMLGCATLVVTVSSGIGMNMPATFSMHMVAHMLLSMVIPVFLVLGAPLTLIMEATSPGEAGRPGLHEWAAVLTDNPLLKFIMHPAVNTIQFIIIFYALYLTPLYDIMVSEHAGHLIMNFVFVISGYLYYWEMIGPDPKPEERTHVSRLAWLTFSMPFHLFFGVYLMQLQVILAEDFYSKLNLPWDVDLAYDQLVGGGIAWASGSFPLIIVFGYLFRGWFREERIVEKKYEAQAEATGYADAEEYNKMLARMNEGHDLHGDYYQETFEPKDPGPADSGPKA
- a CDS encoding alkaline phosphatase, whose product is MSFKRRSLAITCAITSSIVLAGVSGTAAASSSYVSGSSGLFSSSSDAAPAPQNAPKNIIYMIGDGMGFNHVAATNLYETGQTKYQVAGEPGAVAPVEGGAPVQAYESAEWTQLSQSTYQDGNSYDPERAWADHNYVNENFTDSAAAGTAMATGVKTTNGMIGVNSANETLKNTSEYAIEKGKAAGVVSSVPFNHATPAAWAAHNANRNDLHAMADEMIGSDLNVIMGAGHPFFDNNGNPITEADEDYMQASQYERLANGETDFTFIEEDADFEALANGQVESNKYFGLAQVEDTLQHDRDGESVTPYDVPQNDVVDLATMSKAALNVLNQDEDGFHVMIEGGAIDWAGHANDIARDIEEVQAFNSAVETVIQWVEENSSWDETLVIVTADHETGYMTGPDDNPNWSAMTGAAGIVPNHGWHSGNHTNQLVPIFVRGAGVSDIVAAADEVDPVRGNYIDNVEIANLTLNKWW
- a CDS encoding helix-turn-helix domain-containing protein, whose protein sequence is MDEAESAQWTIQMESVFGLDLRAADKSAQGDLSQALIGEVATFHIAGNPQSLLRTTSAIAHAESAPVKVCALQSGTMVLSRNGEADIQLRPGEIAIYDTAVPYQLHFEGQWNCAVMTVAREQLSLPNRTLNNAFRQHFPTPGAGAVLTQLIETSIHDGIQGQESSQFLGHAAIDLLAGLVYEKATPYAPDEALRVAIYSYIRDNLGSAQLSVATVARAHRLSVRTLHRLFEGEEYGVAELIRNLRLEEVHRDLQDPRLKNLTVLAIGMRHGISSQAHLTRLFRAKYGVPPAVFRRDHLKGAA